Proteins encoded in a region of the Triticum dicoccoides isolate Atlit2015 ecotype Zavitan chromosome 3A, WEW_v2.0, whole genome shotgun sequence genome:
- the LOC119270244 gene encoding thiamine pyrophosphokinase 1-like → MPPLPTMTHSSSFLLPSPPHPPADATDADNAVSYAVVVLNQRLPRFAPLLWTRAQLRVCADGGANRVFDGMPELLPAEDPDEVRLRYKPDAIEGDMDSVRPEVKEYYSSLGTQIIDDSHDQDTTDLNKCISFITKNLPGPDNSNLCILVLGALGGRFDHEMGNINVLYRFSNTRIILLSDDSSIFLLPRTHSHEIRIERSIEGPHCGLIPMGAPSNSSTTTGLRWNLDSTSMKYGGLMSTSNIVEDEIVTVTSDSDLIWTISLRKHA, encoded by the exons ATGCCGCCGCTCCCCACGATGACccactcctcctccttcctcctcccgtcCCCGCCTCATCCCCCGGCCGACGCAACCGACGCCGACAACGCGGTCTCCTACGCCGTCGTCGTCCTCAACCAGCGCCTCCCGCGCTTCGCGCCCCTGCTCTGGACCCGAG CGCAGCTGCGGGTGTGCGCGGACGGCGGCGCCAACCGGGTCTTCGACGGCATGCCGGAGCTGCTCCCGGCCGAGGACCCCGACGAGGTCCGCCTCAG GTACAAGCCCGACGCAATCGAAGGAGATATGGATTCTGTAAGGCCAGAAGTGAAGGAATACTATTCCAGTTTG GGTACCCAAATAATCGATGATTCACATGATCAGGACACCACAGACTTGAACAAGTGCATATCGTTCATCACCAAAAATCTGCCTGGGCCAGACAATTCTAAT CTTTGCATTCTTGTTCTTGGTGCGCTTGGAGGAAGGTTCGATCACGAGATGGGGAACATCAACGTACTGTATCGCTTCTCAAACACCAGGATCATCCTCCTGTCAGACGACTCCTCGATCTTCCTGCTCCCAAGGACGCACAGTCACGAGATCCGCATCGAGCGGTCGATCGAGGGTCCTCATTGCGGGCTGATCCCCATGGGTGCGCCATCAAACAGCAGCACCACCACCGGTCTGCGATGGAACCTAG ATAGTACCAGCATGAAGTATGGTGGATTAATGAGCACATCAAACATTGTGGAGGACGAGATTGTAACGGTCACTTCGGATTCTGATTTGATTTGGACAATATCTCTTCGGAAACACGCTTAA
- the LOC119270246 gene encoding uncharacterized protein LOC119270246 produces the protein MEGKENQGEEQSADPVKDIGERAHQFRSASYADLRIDEQAQRSMAVPSLEFNLQALFINEPEVVRIKAEQEIQEQGADAEFNVLMTLASTGGPPRVLSLQAVQQSMARAWRNNYYGISQLSKYIFVAHFQSLEAVMFVITRQPWSMGSDNFLLEWMDPEDENKRIEDYQFKTIYVTVRVYGIPRKFRSKAMLSSILESIGEISEFHPINQSMILARQEYIWGTIKVQVNKSVRDKVWVTFNTDLSAWAYLFYERIGRICTFCGVMFHSVQHCKIRNNILMSRRRIQISPEDIEPNRYGEWMTNAELIPQNLVQNAEHNAHNFSSFRNPQLARLQRQFVEESKGKGKAVHQSYPSIHEPKEMSIRKINEQFRRLESGPSLQPTCSGSPYRLQDRAGLSLNSTQCLQQSQSGALQAVNVLGQQLSVVVNKEKASSQTNIEGTTQVETGRAPLHPINFSVPVTQELQHVPGRDLGFNNAPGANPFISHDSPPVTVRSSPKRPGDSILGAPPPPAKKQPLSYELQGDEQPDVSTVIATEGIPMLQDGQGSGLLGAPPVGLPLIGQASSLGALGATIAATCISDVVPTGQPVSEGAAVSLTASLPRPIEAERSQNRQKSSRWDIPPAKGSGDTRSHLHESLRPRPTTYLPKRHHGAHYMSNTHCLRRNRGIPVKDRDFTSSAYMTASPLQFAEETGASYEPWPISTSSPTNSAGTVYSHQAASETHSDSKTVSKGNTLDHTQVQGGDTMEVDRHLDQTINCAMDRAAAHGPNAPRVP, from the coding sequence ATGGAAGGAaaagaaaatcaaggagaagagCAGTCAGCTGATCCAGTGAAAGACATAGGAGAGAGAGCTCACCAATTTCGGTCTGCATCATATGCAGATTTGAGGATAGATGAGCAGGCTCAAAGATCCATGGCAGTCCCCTCGCTGGAATTTAACCTCCAAGCGCTCTTCATCAATGAGCCAGAGGTCGTTCGGATTAAGGCGgagcaagaaattcaagaacaaggaGCAGATGCAGAGTTCAATGTTCTCATGACCCTTGCGTCTACAGGAGGACCTCCCCGGGTCCTTTCTTTACAGGCGGTGCAGCAGTCCATGGCTAGAGCGTGGAGAAATAATTATTATGGAATTTCACAGCTTTCAAAGTACATCTTCGTTGCCCATTTTCAATCACTTGAGGCTGTGATGTTTGTGATTACTCGGCAGCCATGGAGCATGGGATCAGACAACTTTTTGTTAGAATGGATGGATCCAGAGGATGAGAATAAAAGGATAGAGGATTATCAATTCAAAACAATCTACGTTACAGTCAGAGTTTATGGAATACCTAGAAAGTTTAGATCTAAAGCTATGCTATCCAGCATACTTGAGAGTATAGGTGAGATATCTGAATTCCATCCAATAAATCAAAGTATGATTTTAGCCAGGCAGGAATACATTTGGGGTACAATAAAAGTTCAGGTAAACAAGTCAGTCAGAGACAAGGTATGGGTCACTTTCAATACGGATTTATCAGCCTGGGCATATCTGTTTTACGAAAGAATAGGTAGAATTTGTACTTTTTGTGGTGTCATGTTTCACAGTGTGCAACATTGCAAgatcagaaacaatatccttatgtcAAGGAGAAGAATTCAGATTTCACCAGAAGATATTGAGCCTAACAGATATGGAGAGTGGATGACAAATGCAGAGTTAATCCCTCAAAATTTAGTGCAGAATGCAGAGCACAATGCACATAATTTCTCTTCTTTTCGGAATCCGCAATTGGCAAGGTTACAACGTCAATTTGTTGAAGAGTCAAAGGGAAAAGGGAAAGCTGTTCACCAATCTTATCCATCTATACATGAGCCAAAGGAGATGTCCATTAGAAAGATCAATGAGCAATTCAGAAGGCTGGAATCAGGTCCCTCATTACAACCTACATGCAGCGGGTCTCCTTACAGGTTGCAAGATCGTGCTGGTCTTTCTCTTAATTCCACTCAGTGCTTGCAACAGAGTCAAAGTGGTGCATTACAAGCAGTGAATGTACTTGGTCAACAATTATCAGTTGTGGTTAATAAAGAAAAAGCATCTAGTCAGACAAATATTGAGGGTACCACACAAGTTGAAACCGGAAGAGCTCCACTTCACCCTATAAATTTTTCTGTTCCAGTGACCCAAGAGTTGCAACATGTTCCAGGCAGAGACCTCGGTTTTAATAACGCTCCAGGAGCCAATCCTTTTATTTCTCATGATTCACCTCCTGTTACTGTTAGATCCAGTCCCAAAAGGCCGGGGGATTCAATTCTTGGAGCGCCTCCACCCCCAGCTAAAAAACAGCCTCTATCCTATGAGTTGCAAGGAGATGAGCAGCCAGATGTATCGACTGTTATTGCAACTGAGGGCATCCCCATGCTTCAGGATGGACAGGGTTCAGGCTTACTTGGTGCTCCACCTGTTGGATTACCTCTTATTGGCCAAGCATCTTCACTGGGTGCTTTGGGTGCCACAATAGCTGCGACTTGCATCAGCGATGTTGTTCCTACAGGGCAGCCAGTTTCTGAAGGAGCTGCGGTTTCTCTCACTGCCTCCCTTCCCAGACCTATTGAAGCTGAGAGGAGCCAGAATAGACAAAAAAGTAGTCGTTGGGACATTCCTCCTGCGAAGGGATCTGGGGATACACGTTCCCATCTCCATGAGTCTCTTCGCCCTCGGCCTACTACTTACCTTCCGAAGCGTCACCATGGTGCCCATTATATGAGTAATACTCATTGCCTGCGTAGAAACAGGGGTATACCTGTTAAAGACAGGGATTTCACCTCCTCTGCTTATATGACTGCATCACCTCTGCAGTTTGCTGAAGAGACTGGAGCTAGTTATGAGCCGTGGCCCATTAGCACGTCTTCCCCGACAAATAGTGCGGGCACAGTCTATTCTCATCAAGCTGCATCGGAAACACACAGTGACTCTAAAACCGTTAGCAAAGGAAATACTCTGGATCACACACAAGTTCAAGGTGGAGACACTATGGAAGTTGATCGTCACTTAGATCAGACCATAAACTGTGCTATGGATCGGGCAGCGGCGCATGGCCCTAACGCGCCTCGGGTGCCATGA
- the LOC119270247 gene encoding auxin response factor 4-like isoform X1, with product MSRGFGGAGDPLYDELWHACAGPLVTVPRVGDMVYYFPQGHIEQVEASMNQVAANQMRLYDLPSKLLCRVLNVELKAEADTDEVYAQVMLMPEPEQSEATTDKSSPATGGATPARPAVRSFCKTLTASDTSTHGGFSVLRRHADECLPPLDMTQSPPTQELVAKDLHGMEWRFRHIFRGQPRRHLLQSGWSVFVSSKRLVAGDAFIFLRGESGELRVGVRRAMRQLSNIASSVISSHSMHLGVLATAWHAINTKTMFTVYYKPRTSRSEFIIPYDKYMESVKNIYSIGTRFKMRFEGEEAPEQRFTGTIVGSDNLDQLWPESSWRSLKVRWDESSTIPRPDRVSPWEIEPASSPPVNPLPLSRPKRSRPNVPPASPESSVRTKEGATRADMDCAQAQRNQNNTALPGQEQRSNKLTEINDFDATVQKPMMWSPPPPPNIGKNNSLTFQQRPSVHNSIQLGRRETDFKDASSGAQPFGDSLGFFMQTTFDEAPNRLSSFKNQFQDHSYARQYADPYLFMHQQPSLTVESSRKMHTENNELHFWNGPSTAYGNSRDQAQDFRFTEHQSNWLSPQFSRAEQPRVIRPHASIAPIELEKTTEGSDFKIFGFKVDTASAGFNHLNSPMDGTHEPVLQTQPSVSLDHLQTDCSPEVSLSIAGTTENEKNTQQCPQSSKDVQSKSHGASTRSCTKVHKQGVALGRSVDLSKFVDYDELTAELDKMFEFDGELMSSNKNWQIVYTDNEGDMMLVGDDPWEEFCSIVRKICIYTKEEVQKMNSKPSGPRKEEGSLDGDGASEKAHLPASSDLNSSQLGCVKAD from the exons ATGTCTCGTGGGTTTGGCGGAGCAGGGGATCCGCTGTACGACGAGCTCTGGCACGCCTGCGCCGGCCCGCTCGTCACCGTGCCGCGCGTCGGGGACATGGTCTACTACTTCCCGCAGGGCCACATCGAGCAG GTGGAGGCCTCCATGAACCAGGTCGCCGCCAACCAGATGCGCCTCTACGATCTGCCCTCCAAGCTGCTCTGCCGCGTCCTCAACGTCGAGCTCAAG GCGGAGGCGGACACGGACGAGGTCTACGCGCAGGTCATGCTCATGCCGGAGCCGGAA CAAAGTGAGGCGACGACGGACAAGTCGAGCCCTGCAACAGGAGGCGCCACGCCTGCCCGGCCGGCCGTGAGGTCCTTCTGCAAGACGCTCACTGCGTCCGACACCAGCACACATGGCGGCTTCTCCGTGCTGCGCCGCCACGCTGATGAGTGCCTCCCTCCCCTG GATATGACGCAGTCTCCTCCCACACAAGAGCTTGTGGCAAAGGATCTTCATGGCATGGAGTGGCGCTTCCGCCACATTTTCCGCG GGCAACCTAGGAGGCATCTCCTTCAGAGCGGCTGGAGCGTCTTTGTCAGTTCCAAAAGGCTTGTCGCTGGGGACGCCTTCATTTTCCTCAG AGGAGagagcggcgagcttcgtgttggtgTGAGGCGGGCTATGAGACAGCTTTCCAACATAGCTTCTTCGGTCATATCTAGTCATAGTATGCACCTTGGAGTCCTTGCAACTGCATGGCATGCTATCAACACAAAAACCATGTTCACTGTCTACTACAAACCCAG GACAAGCCGTTCTGAGTTCATTATACCATATGATAAATATATGGAGTCTGTTAAGAACATTTATTCTATTGGGACGAGGTTCAAGATGAGGTTTGAAGGGGAAGAGGCACCAGAGCAGAG GTTTACTGGTACCATAGTGGGCAGTGATAATCTTGATCAATTGTGGCCGGAATCAAGCTGGAGATCCCTTAAG GTGCGTTGGGATGAGTCGTCAACTATTCCACGGCCAGATAGAGTCTCTCCTTGGGAAATAGAGCCTGCCTCATCACCTCCTGTTAACCCGCTTCCTCTTTCTCGGCCCAAACGATCTAGACCAAATGTTCCTCCAGCTTCTCCTGAATCGTCTGTTCGTACAAAAGAAG GTGCAACTAGGGCTGATATGGATTGTGCTCAAGCACAACGAAATCAAAATAACACTGCCCTGCCAGGTCAAGAACAGAGGAGCAATAAGCTAACTGAAATTAATGACTTTGATGCCACTGTTCAGAAGCCTATGATGTGGTCACCACCCCCACCACCCAACATTGGAAAAAACAACTCACTAACGTTTCAGCAGAGGCCCTCTGTGCATAATTCGATTCAGTTGGGAAGGCGTGAAACTGACTTTAAGGACGCCAGTTCTGGTGCTCAACCTTTTGGTGATTCCCTAGGCTTCTTCATGCAGACAACCTTTGACGAGGCTCCAAATCGTCTTAGTTCATTCAAGAACCAGTTTCAGGACCACAGTTATGCTCGTCAATACGCAGATCCATACTTATTTATGCATCAGCAACCTTCCTTGACTGTTGAATCAAGTAGAAAGATGCACACAGAGAACAATGAGTTGCATTTCTGGAATGGGCCGAGCACTGCATACGGTAATTCAAGAGATCAAGCACAAGACTTCAGATTTACAGAACACCAATCAAACTGGTTAAGTCCGCAGTTCTCCCGGGCAGAACAGCCACGAGTGATCAGGCCTCACGCATCAATAGCTCCTATTGAGCTGGAGAAAACAACAGAAGGCAGTGATTTCAAGATCTTTGGGTTTAAAGTTGATACTGCCAGTGCTGGTTTTAACCATTTGAACTCCCCAATGGATGGAACGCATGAGCCTGTGCTACAAACTCAACCATCTGTATCATTAGATCATTTGCAAACTGATTGTTCTCCTGAGGTGTCCTTAAGCATTGCTGGAACGACTGAGAATGAGAAAAACACGCAGCAATGTCCGCAGAGTTCAAAAGACGTCCAAAGCAAGTCCCATGGTGCTTCCACAAGGAGTTGCACAAAG GTTCATAAGCAAGGTGTTGCACTTGGTAGATCAGTGGATCTCTCAAAGTTCGTTGACTATGATGAACTCACAGCTGAGCTAGACAAGATGTTTGAATTTGATGGCGAACTGATGTCCTCGAACAAAAATTGGCAGATCGTCTATACTGACAATGAGGGTGACATGATGCTCGTGGGAGACGATCCATGGGA GGAATTCTGCAGCATAGTGCGCAAGATATGCATTTACACCAAGGAGGAGGTCCAGAAGATGAACTCGAAACCATCTGGCCCAAGAAAGGAGGAAGGTTCACTGGATGGTGACGGCGCAAGTGAGAAGGCCCATCTTCCTGCATCAAGCGATTTAAATTCTAGCCAACTAG GTTGTGTTAAGGCCGACTGA
- the LOC119270247 gene encoding auxin response factor 4-like isoform X2 — MVYYFPQGHIEQVEASMNQVAANQMRLYDLPSKLLCRVLNVELKAEADTDEVYAQVMLMPEPEQSEATTDKSSPATGGATPARPAVRSFCKTLTASDTSTHGGFSVLRRHADECLPPLDMTQSPPTQELVAKDLHGMEWRFRHIFRGQPRRHLLQSGWSVFVSSKRLVAGDAFIFLRGESGELRVGVRRAMRQLSNIASSVISSHSMHLGVLATAWHAINTKTMFTVYYKPRTSRSEFIIPYDKYMESVKNIYSIGTRFKMRFEGEEAPEQRFTGTIVGSDNLDQLWPESSWRSLKVRWDESSTIPRPDRVSPWEIEPASSPPVNPLPLSRPKRSRPNVPPASPESSVRTKEGATRADMDCAQAQRNQNNTALPGQEQRSNKLTEINDFDATVQKPMMWSPPPPPNIGKNNSLTFQQRPSVHNSIQLGRRETDFKDASSGAQPFGDSLGFFMQTTFDEAPNRLSSFKNQFQDHSYARQYADPYLFMHQQPSLTVESSRKMHTENNELHFWNGPSTAYGNSRDQAQDFRFTEHQSNWLSPQFSRAEQPRVIRPHASIAPIELEKTTEGSDFKIFGFKVDTASAGFNHLNSPMDGTHEPVLQTQPSVSLDHLQTDCSPEVSLSIAGTTENEKNTQQCPQSSKDVQSKSHGASTRSCTKVHKQGVALGRSVDLSKFVDYDELTAELDKMFEFDGELMSSNKNWQIVYTDNEGDMMLVGDDPWEEFCSIVRKICIYTKEEVQKMNSKPSGPRKEEGSLDGDGASEKAHLPASSDLNSSQLGCVKAD; from the exons ATGGTCTACTACTTCCCGCAGGGCCACATCGAGCAG GTGGAGGCCTCCATGAACCAGGTCGCCGCCAACCAGATGCGCCTCTACGATCTGCCCTCCAAGCTGCTCTGCCGCGTCCTCAACGTCGAGCTCAAG GCGGAGGCGGACACGGACGAGGTCTACGCGCAGGTCATGCTCATGCCGGAGCCGGAA CAAAGTGAGGCGACGACGGACAAGTCGAGCCCTGCAACAGGAGGCGCCACGCCTGCCCGGCCGGCCGTGAGGTCCTTCTGCAAGACGCTCACTGCGTCCGACACCAGCACACATGGCGGCTTCTCCGTGCTGCGCCGCCACGCTGATGAGTGCCTCCCTCCCCTG GATATGACGCAGTCTCCTCCCACACAAGAGCTTGTGGCAAAGGATCTTCATGGCATGGAGTGGCGCTTCCGCCACATTTTCCGCG GGCAACCTAGGAGGCATCTCCTTCAGAGCGGCTGGAGCGTCTTTGTCAGTTCCAAAAGGCTTGTCGCTGGGGACGCCTTCATTTTCCTCAG AGGAGagagcggcgagcttcgtgttggtgTGAGGCGGGCTATGAGACAGCTTTCCAACATAGCTTCTTCGGTCATATCTAGTCATAGTATGCACCTTGGAGTCCTTGCAACTGCATGGCATGCTATCAACACAAAAACCATGTTCACTGTCTACTACAAACCCAG GACAAGCCGTTCTGAGTTCATTATACCATATGATAAATATATGGAGTCTGTTAAGAACATTTATTCTATTGGGACGAGGTTCAAGATGAGGTTTGAAGGGGAAGAGGCACCAGAGCAGAG GTTTACTGGTACCATAGTGGGCAGTGATAATCTTGATCAATTGTGGCCGGAATCAAGCTGGAGATCCCTTAAG GTGCGTTGGGATGAGTCGTCAACTATTCCACGGCCAGATAGAGTCTCTCCTTGGGAAATAGAGCCTGCCTCATCACCTCCTGTTAACCCGCTTCCTCTTTCTCGGCCCAAACGATCTAGACCAAATGTTCCTCCAGCTTCTCCTGAATCGTCTGTTCGTACAAAAGAAG GTGCAACTAGGGCTGATATGGATTGTGCTCAAGCACAACGAAATCAAAATAACACTGCCCTGCCAGGTCAAGAACAGAGGAGCAATAAGCTAACTGAAATTAATGACTTTGATGCCACTGTTCAGAAGCCTATGATGTGGTCACCACCCCCACCACCCAACATTGGAAAAAACAACTCACTAACGTTTCAGCAGAGGCCCTCTGTGCATAATTCGATTCAGTTGGGAAGGCGTGAAACTGACTTTAAGGACGCCAGTTCTGGTGCTCAACCTTTTGGTGATTCCCTAGGCTTCTTCATGCAGACAACCTTTGACGAGGCTCCAAATCGTCTTAGTTCATTCAAGAACCAGTTTCAGGACCACAGTTATGCTCGTCAATACGCAGATCCATACTTATTTATGCATCAGCAACCTTCCTTGACTGTTGAATCAAGTAGAAAGATGCACACAGAGAACAATGAGTTGCATTTCTGGAATGGGCCGAGCACTGCATACGGTAATTCAAGAGATCAAGCACAAGACTTCAGATTTACAGAACACCAATCAAACTGGTTAAGTCCGCAGTTCTCCCGGGCAGAACAGCCACGAGTGATCAGGCCTCACGCATCAATAGCTCCTATTGAGCTGGAGAAAACAACAGAAGGCAGTGATTTCAAGATCTTTGGGTTTAAAGTTGATACTGCCAGTGCTGGTTTTAACCATTTGAACTCCCCAATGGATGGAACGCATGAGCCTGTGCTACAAACTCAACCATCTGTATCATTAGATCATTTGCAAACTGATTGTTCTCCTGAGGTGTCCTTAAGCATTGCTGGAACGACTGAGAATGAGAAAAACACGCAGCAATGTCCGCAGAGTTCAAAAGACGTCCAAAGCAAGTCCCATGGTGCTTCCACAAGGAGTTGCACAAAG GTTCATAAGCAAGGTGTTGCACTTGGTAGATCAGTGGATCTCTCAAAGTTCGTTGACTATGATGAACTCACAGCTGAGCTAGACAAGATGTTTGAATTTGATGGCGAACTGATGTCCTCGAACAAAAATTGGCAGATCGTCTATACTGACAATGAGGGTGACATGATGCTCGTGGGAGACGATCCATGGGA GGAATTCTGCAGCATAGTGCGCAAGATATGCATTTACACCAAGGAGGAGGTCCAGAAGATGAACTCGAAACCATCTGGCCCAAGAAAGGAGGAAGGTTCACTGGATGGTGACGGCGCAAGTGAGAAGGCCCATCTTCCTGCATCAAGCGATTTAAATTCTAGCCAACTAG GTTGTGTTAAGGCCGACTGA